Within the Macaca nemestrina isolate mMacNem1 chromosome 5, mMacNem.hap1, whole genome shotgun sequence genome, the region CCCCTGTGTtatgtgaaaatatatttgtatgagCATAGAAAATTTGGCAAAGGATGCACATGAAACTGTGAACATTGCTTAATTCATCTAAGTGTgataagagaagaaaggagaaacgATCTTCGATACTTTTTCTGTATAGCTTGCCATGTTAAAATAAGATGGTTTCCAATGGTAGCTAAAAATTCTAAGTGGAAGGAAATGTAATAAATGTGCAAACTTTAATACCTCCAGTTATATACCTAAATTTTGGGGAGGGTgttattgcttaatttttaaaccaTAACAACTTAGCCTATTACTAGGTTGTCTATGGTCTTAAGATCATTTTAGTACTTGATCCTTTCCCATTCaccatttaatttcattttccaaaCACTCCTATAAAGTGGACAGTATTGCACTCATTTTATATGTGAGGAAAATATAGCTCGAAAAAGTTGAGTAAATATCCCAAGATCATGTTATACATTATTAGTAAATGAAAGAGTCAGGATCCAAATCCAGGTCTCTCTGGAACAAAAGTTTATTTCCCCACTCCATATGCTATTCCGAATCCACTGGCTTTTACATAGAAATTTAATGCCACAAGCTCCTAATCACAGAACATCTTCATGAATTCTCTCACTTTGGACTTGGTCAGAAGCATCTGGACTTACCTGGAATGCATTGAGCAGGGAGAAGATAATGTGGAAGGCCAGGGATCTGTCATTGATGACGGTGGCTACTCCAAATCCCCAGGTCAGTCCCAGAAGTGGTGTGAGGATGGCAATGTTCTTGCTGATTCTCACAATGGCTCTCACTTCCTGGAACATGGAATTGCTGATGGCAGGTCGCTGGGTCTTGACAATCACCAGTGTGACTGTGATCAGGTTTACTACCACGATGGCCAAAGCTGGGACCACGAAGGCCAGGAGGGCTCTGGTCATATCCCAGTTGAGCCAGCAGGCCTCAGGTCGTAGGTAGCCTTTGCCAGGTTCAGTGGCAGCAACCGTGATGGCAGCAATGACCAAAGGGCATCCATAGCCCACTGAAAACAGAGATGCCACCAGGACCGACTTGGGCAAGGTATGGAAAACAATCATGATTCCATAGAGGATAAGGAGTGCCTTGGCAAACAtccagaaaaatacagaaaggtAAAAGAGATGAACAAAAAATGTGGCTGCCACACATCCCTTGTGGTGTGTTATTGGACCACTAAGAAAGGAAGCTACAATGAACCACACATCAGCCATCAGCAAAGTGGCTGCAATGTTAACAATGCACACATGGCGTAAATAGGTGATCTCGGTCTTTGTCACTTGGCTCCAGACTAGGACCTCAATGGACAAGCAAAGGATCAGGCTGCAAATAGAAATGCCCAGGCCTATATATGTGATATAAGTCAGGATCAGACTCTCTAAGATGTGAGGTGACATAAGAATTGAGAAAGAGGTAAACAACTTGCTTGGCCTACATTTGCAAACAGCTTGCTGGGAGTTTTCTTGAATCATTTTGCAGGCCTGCTGGTCCCATCTGTTCTCCACAGAGTGCCAGCCAACACACTGTGTCCTCCTCTCCTCTGacttgctgatcttttcaaaaattagtGAGATTCTTTTAAGTTCCTTGGGCAAAATGACAGACAGGACAAGCCCATTTATAGTAACATTTTCCAAAAGACTGGCTTCCAAAATAGCCCCAATAGTTGGAAATGCAATGCTGATGACCTGAGAAGGGGAAGGCACCTTCCAAAGTTCATCTCTGCTGATCAACACTCTCCCAGTGACTTCATTGCTGGTATCATTAACTCTCAttgaaaaagtgaaattttttccaatgttatctccGGATATGGTGGTGCCCATAGTATGAATGAAGACATCTGGTATGTCAACGGGATATTTATCTATGAACAGCCTTCTTGCAAAGGAGTTGACTGAGTGTAGTAGGATATAGCTGCTGTTTCTGTCAGGAATGAAAGTCCAATTGGAGATGCTTTTGCTATTAAGAATGTGGTTGGCTATGGTGCTGTAACTCTGACAATAAAGAACCAGTGTTAGTACTGAGCCACTCTCTGAAACTGCCAGTGCATTCAACACTCACTTTTGTAAAGCGTGCTCCTCCAACCAGCAACCTAAGCATACTCTGGGAACTTCTTAGCAATATAGAATCTCAGATCCCACCCCAGATTtaatgaatcagaatctgcatcttAATAAGATCCCCAGGTGACTTGCATGTACACTGAAGTTTGACTTAGATGATAGAGCTACAAAGGAATTGCCTCACCATGCCCTCCTCCATTTATGCAATGGCCTTCTGCGAGCCAGGCCACTGGGCAGCTTTCCACATGCTCCTGTCCATCATTCCCTCCACATCACACCTAGGCAAAACTAGCAACTTGCTTACCCTGCTCAGAGAACCCATCATGTGTTTAACCTCTGTTGCATCCCAAATGTGTTGCAGGGCCCTATACAAGAACGTAATAAATTGGAAATTCACCCTGGAGTCTGAATCTACTTTTTATTATCTTTGCTTTGAAGATCAAAACTAAGCAAAATGGACCCAGTTCTATTTCTTGTTTCTGCAATGGATAGGTATGgctgtgtgtgggtttttttttttggggggggggttttttttttcattcaattattttccattttagcaACCTATCCTAActcataaatgaaaataagaaaagtctTTCTCTCTCCAAAACAGAATGTTTCTTAAATGTATTCAGTAGCCAAAAGATACATTGGTAAATCATACTCCAAAATTCACTACAGTACCAAGTAAGTGctctctataaatatttgttgattaaatatgtttactttttccattcatttattcatcctttctttACTGAACACTTGCTTTGCTAGACATTAGAAATACTGATGTGAAAGAATGGTTCCTAGTCCCTAAGAAGCTCACATAATACTCGAACTAACCTGCATTCCTTTCCCACTGAGATAATGTTCTTCCAAGTATTCAGGGACACTCACCCGCATCTTTTCCTCATCAACACCTGTCCATAATGCTGTTGATATGTTGTGTAAGAGCTGCACAATTATGGCAATGTTTCCTGGTATCCGGGGTGACTGCTGAATGCCTCTAATTACACAAGACAAATCTGTGGGACACTTTTGTAGCAACATATCTGATATGGTCTCAGACTTTCCAGTATATacacttatttttatattgtcttcAAATGGCTGAACCAAATGTGAATCCTCCTACGATatggcaaaaagaaagaaatttttataatttttatttttgtgttaaacATAAAAGTACCTTTACTAAAACTTAGGACAGCCTAAcataatgtttttctgttttacactTTCAGAGTCACATCTGCTGTCAAATAACTTGACCAATACCGAGTTGCATGAACCAGCAAATAAAAGTCCCTACTTCCCATCTACCTATTCTTTAATCCCCCTCTCCCCAAATAACAACTGTTATCTTCAGCATATCACTTCAGATAACCTGTATATATAGAAATTTCTAGTACCATTTAAgcttatttgtaatatttatgaAGGGCAAATCATGAGTGATGAGTCtatcttaaaaatagaaatttgaaacTCGATTTGGATGAATCAACTGGAACACCAAGACTGAAAATAGCAATAGAAAGTATCTCCCATAGATTCAGACTCTGGTTCCCATACTCTAAGGCAGGGGTGGCAAACTATGGACCCAGACCGGCTGCCTGGCTTTTGCAAATAAGGTTTTACTGGAATGCAACTTGCCCGTTAATTTAAACACTATCCACAGCTGATTTCATGCTACAATGGTAGAGTCGAGTAGGCACGACAGAGACCATGTGAcccacaaagcctgaaatatttctGTCTGTCACTTTACAGAAGTTTACTAACCCTTGCTTTAGAGGACCCCCTTCTGGCCCTCCTGCAGCCTGCCCCTTCACATGGCCAGGAGTCCATGAGCACAAACTTTCACATACTCCAAGTTTAGAAGGCTATTTTTGCATAGAAAATGAGACTAGTGGATGCTTATCTATTCACCCATCCCTACACGCTGCCCTGCCACATGCTCGTCCTCTCTCTTACTGAGGGCAATATCCACTGCCAAGGGGAGCCTCCACTGGGCTCATACAGTGCACATCAGAATCCATATTGCAAAGAAAAGATATTACCTCAAAGATGTTGACGGCATTAAGAGTCCGACAGGTGTCAGTGATCTTGTGCCATGTCTTTTTCCTGCATGAAAACCCCATATTTCCCTGAGTGTCTGGAGGGCAAGGTTGAGTACACTGGGAGTTGTCTGTACAGACACCATCGCATACACCTCGGAAAATGAAAGGAGACCGTATCAGATGGGAAGGTCTGGGCTCTGGGCCCATTGGGCCAGTCACCAAGGTGTCACTGCCAGTGACAGCACATAAATACTGAAGACATCAGTGTCTTCTCTTCCTAAAGTGGAGGAAGACTGAAATGGATCAGTGGTCATCATCTATTTTAGCAACAAAATGTTATTGTTTCCAACAAAATCTTATCCTGAACTGCAGTgtataaaatagataaaagtggaacatggccaggtacagtggctcacacctgtaatcccagcactctgggaggccaaagtgggcagatcacgaggtcaggagtttgagaccagcctggccacatggtgaaactccatctctactaaaaatacaaaatattagctgggcatagtggcgtgtgcctgtaatcccagctactcgggaggctaaggcaggagaactgcttaaatccaggacgcagaggttgcaatgagctaagatcgtgccactgcactccagcctgggagacagagtgagactgtctaaaaaaacaacaaccgAAAAAATCTGGAACTGTCCCAGGTGAAGTGAGAGGGACAAACCCACAGTGCAGTCCACTAGGTCACTCTCACACCCTCACAGGAACCCCTGAATACTTCCTCAGACCCCTGAAGCTCCCCAGATCAGCTCTAGTTGGAATCCACTGCTTCCAATGTTTGCTAAGAAGTCCCTCAGCTCAGGAACTCTATAATATGTTATATCATCAATGACTTCTCACAGATCTATTCTAGCCACTGGACCAGTTTGAATGGGCTCAATCCAAAGTATCTATGGCAAAGAATTCTCAGACAAGGGTGGAGCAGAGGGTACTGGGAGGAGAGAGGAACAGGGTGGGGTGAAATGTACAATTTACTACCTGGTACTATGCTCACTGCCTGGGTGGGATCATTCGTACACCACACCCCAGTGACACGCAATTCGCcagtgtaacaaacctgcacgtgtaccccctaACGTAAacgtcaaaaagaaaaaaaaggcaaaggtaCAATTTAATATGAAGGAAATAATCAGAGTCCAAATGCAAGTCATCAAGGATTCCATCTGCCATGCCACAGGACAGAGGGCTGAGAATGGCCCTCTATTACAATAGATGGACAGCAAAACTTCCATGTGATAAGTAGCTGCTGCCAACATACCGTATGGCCTGGCAGGCACCTTCTCCTTGCTTTTGCTGGCAGCCTAGAAAGGGAAAATCAAAATTTGCATCAAAATCAATTGTTGGTATGCCAGCCCAACAGCTCACGTTAGTCACAAACAACCACAGTTAAATTAACTATGATACCAGCATGGCCCACCCAAAGCTGAGTCCATGAATTACGGCTCCTCCATGACCCCATTTTCCCTTCAGCCTGGACCACTTTCTCTCCCACTGCTACCCAGTAGGAGCACTGCTCTCTCTCCAGTAAGAAGAGTCTATGTTCTATCCAGGAAACATGTTATGAGCAGAAGTGGATTGAGCAAGAAATTGACAAAGGTTAAGCCTCAGAGAGCCTTGCTCATATGGGACCTTTTGAAGTCCTGGGAAAGGATCTAGCAATGAGCAGATCATCCCATGTGTTCATGTGATCATATGTTTTATTAAATTATCAAAAGCAAAATGTTTTAACCACCTACCATCTGTTAAGACCATCATTTTGTGCCATTTCAGTTCTGCCTCCTTCATACTCTCTCTCATTTTGGGTATCACTAGAGAAGCCATATCTATTCATGGATTCTGGACAAGTTAAGCCGGGATACGTTTAGTTTGAATTTAGTAGGATATAGTTATGTAGTTTCCAGTCACTTCTGCATTACAATGAGAACATCAACACTTAAGTGATATCATTGCCAAGAACATTTACAATTATTCACAGAACAAGAAAATTCTAAGTTCCCTGATACCTTGCAGCTCACATATGAAATAAATTGGATAGAATTTTCCCAAATTTGATAACAGTCCAACATGCTTACATGCCATTACTAATAATAAATTAGAAACTGAAAGATACTTTTCTAAACTAGGAATAATGAGAAACAAATTTGATCAATAATGCTGGAggaaagactgaataatatttctatTCTCTCTATAGAAAAAACACTAAGATCATGCAAGTATGCAGTCAAAAATGTAGGAACTAAAAGGTGGGCatttcattaataaaaaatattgtctTATTACTGAATAATGCTAAATAATACTATCCAGCATTTCTAAATTTGAAATTTGTTGTGATTCCTGTTCTCGTTCTAAATAAATTTTCACTTTTCCCTTAGTTTTGTATGTGTAATATTgcattctttttccttaggaggactcccccaaaacttagcTCCTGCACACCATGAGCATCTCCATCAGTCCTAATTAGAACCCCCTCTTTGTCCCATCCATTGAGACCATATCTGACCCTTCACTAAGAAAGTGTCACATAGTGGTCAAGGGATATACTCTGGGAGTAGacaacctgggttcaaatctcaacACCAACATCTGAGACCTTGGGAAACGTTATccgtctgagcctcagtttcctcttccatAAAGTAGAGTAGGAACTATAGTACTATAATTGTATGATACTTGCCCTAGAGCATGTTTATGAGGAGTAAATGTGCTCATCTATGAAAAGCACTAGGAATGGGCTCTAAGAATACTATAAGTCTATTTAAGGATTTACTACTGTTATTACTCTGCACATAAACTTACGAATGTCAAACGTCAATTACATACAAAGCTCACGTTTCCCCCTTCCAAGAGATCTTTCCTGATCCAGTTCTGTACATGATACATCTTTTCCTCTGGCTCCTACAGGGATCATCATCCATACAGCCATACACACATTCAATGCTTGGCATATTCTCACCTGACCTGCCATTTTGCTATCTAATCTTTTTTATAGAAGCATATTAACTCCTCAATTAAATCGCAAGTTCCTTAAGAACATGTACTGTGTATTGTGCTTCAGTATATTCCTCCAAGTAGCTAGTTCAGTGtcttgtgcatatgtgtgtatgcatatatacattttagtatgcatatatatacactgacatatatgtacatgtgtgtatgtgagtgtgaggagaaagagaaagactcgGTTTTCTTGCTTCTGCACCAGAATAGTGTTTCCTAGTGGCTGAGAAGAGCCTTGACCCAATTACTACAACTTGGGCTCCAAGTTCTAATCCATTGAGGAAGAAATTGGAAATTCGATGACACAGCTCTGTGACTAACTCTTGCGGTTCATGCCAACTCATGGGGTTCTTCTTCACAATCTTACTTCTCTCTATGTTATCAACAAACAAAGCTAAATATTCCCTGTTTTCTCTACTGAATAAGAACTTGTGGGGTATCTGAATTGAGCTTTTGGGATCTCTCCGAAGTCAAGAAAGTATCACTGAGGATTCATATCTGTGAAATCACTGACAGAAGATGACTTTTCATTTTCTAGTCCAGAGAATCAAGCCTTATTTTATAAGTGGAAGAATTAAAATTCTTGCACCAAACAAGAATGCTAAAATAACATCTTCAGAATTTTGGAAGACTTTATAGATCATCCAATCCAGCCcttttattttacagttaaggAAAATGAGGCTTGATATTGCAGTGATTTGTAGAAGTCCATGCAGGAAATGCCCCTTACAGCTAGGATGAGAACTTAGATCTCCTGATCCTACAATATTGTTTTTTCTAAACAGCCAGCCTGTGTCCAAGGGCAACAGGCAGAGGGGATGAGTGGAAGGAAATACAGGCATCTCAAGATACTCAACACCATCTTGATAGGACCACAGTGTTTAATGCACTGTGATAAATGCAGTTATAGGTCAACAACTCTGGATGATATTTGGTCCATTAAATAAACTCTAGTGAAGTCACattatatttatcatgtatatGGGCAGAAAACCATGATATTCTGTTTACTTGTAGTTCTGAAAACTCTGCCTTCTTAAGGGAAGGATATGATTAATTTCTTCCCATCTAATTTGCAAAGCACATCACATACTCCTCTGGTTATTTCATTTCTAGTGTAGCATCCAGTATAGATTACTTTAGCTTGGGATACCAACCGTCCCCAACCTAATACTGTGAAAAAAAGAGGCTTGCAAACCGGCAACCTGCTGAACCTGCTGAGCTGCCTGGGTGCACAGGCAGGTCAGGAGCCAGCAGTATCAGCAGCTCAGCAGCTCAGCACCCAGTAGCTTGTCTAATGAGAAGAGAAGGATAGAATGTTCCCAGTAAGGTAAATCCCAATGATCAAGAGAAACAAAGCCAACCTCCCATGCTCTACCTACTGTCCACATTCTGTCTTGTAGAAAACTGTGAATGCAGAAATGGAATGAAAGGAGGAATTAGTAACAAACTGGAGGGTTGACAGCCTTCAGGAAATGGTCTTTCCAAGAGTCTCTAACTTCTCCCAGAAACCAGGTACCTGTTTAGTATTAGTGGGGAAGGGGAGCCATGCAGAAGATTCCCATGCAAAGACAAACTAACTTGAGGGTAAAGTAAATATCATTTGAAAAACTCTTGGAAGGAACTTCCAAAGTCATTTTTTCCTAAAAAGGCTCTTGTTGAGAAGACATacattaaaatggaaagatcAAGAAGCCGAGAATCTGAAAACAGGGGTTCTGGCCTTGGCCCTGTAACTGAGTAAGTATGTACTTCAAGCAAATCACATCTCACACCATGGGTCTCCATCCCCCCAACTGCAAAATAAGGGCGTGGAGTTTCACCAGTTGATCTCAGAGCTCCCTTCCAGAACTTGTGGTCAAATAATAGTACTCTCTTCAGAAGATGCTCAAATGTTTTCATGTATCCTCTTTCAAGTGCTCCTCCACAGCTTATTTTAAATGAGTAACTAACAGGGAAATTAAAATTACTTATGGTGtcaggaaaaatatttaagaaagagcCATAGGGCCCCCTGtcctacaaaatttaaaatagtccATTGCCAGAAATTCTGTCCCAGTGAGACCTCACTTAACCACTGCCTGAATTGCTCCTTCCAGCTCCTTCTAGCTCCTTCTAGCTCCTCATTGCTCCTTCTAACCCATTCATGGTTATGGTTTCTTATGGGAGTTTCTTCAGGTTTCTTATGGGAGATGTTTCTTATGGGAGTTTCTTCAGGTTTCTATCAGGTTTCTTATGGGAGATGCTATTGCCATTTTGGATGGGACAATGCATCATTATGCCAGGCCATTCCTAGGCCCTATCTCTTTAGAGGCCCTACCTCTAAATGCCACGAATACCTCCTGGTCATTGTGGCAACCCTTACGACCCCCACATTTTCAAGTGCCCCCAGGAAATGGTACCACCCTGGTTATGAACAACTGAAACATTCACTATCAGAAGATATAGAACAAAGTATTTATTACTCTTAAATCACTTGAGCCTCATTGCATCTCAGGAACTCATGGGAAAAGGCTGAGAGACAAACAATGTGTAGCTATTGGCTAAAGTGGGTTTTGGTTAGCTGTAGTTGTAATTACTTCTGGCTGGGCCAGTCACTCTATCACCATCTTTGCCCTATACTTCAGCTCTCTGGTAACTGAGAGCTGGTAGCTGATGGATTTTTTTGTCCATTTGCTTTCCCCACCAGCTCATCCTCCACTCCTTCCCCTTTTCTTACCTGGTACAACGTCCTACATGACTCTGTGGGCAAAAGAAACACCAAGCAGTACAGCAAAAGTGTATGAGTCATTGTCTTCCACACAGCTGACTTTCTTGTTTctacaagaataaataaaaaggaaaaatgtctcCAATTTGAAGCTTTCATAGGCTCCATGCCACTGCAGACCCAATCAGTTCACCTATGAGACTGGGCAGTCTTCCTCTTCCATGCTGCCTACTCAGACCTTTCTGCTCCAGAGGCAGTGTCCTCTGACCTCCCATTAACTTCGTTCTctaggaggctgcagtgagagcaCAGGCAGCATTGGGAGACAGAGGCAATTGCTGAGATATCCCCCACCCTCTACTGTTAGCTTGCACGTCACTCCTAACATGAGAACCCCTCCAAAGGAAGCTACTGCCTGCCAGATTTCACCTTGCCCACATGGATATAATAAATAACAGCCTGTATTCAGGGAGCAGGAATGATGCTTCAGTCTCTGGGTTACGCAGGGCTGAGAAGTCTGTGAATGGCTACAGTAGAAGATGAGCTGGGGTTCCTATGGGCAAACTCAGCCTAGAAATATCTTTTGAAGGGGCTTGGCCTATTATTCCTCACTCCCACCTAACTCTGGAGCCGTATGTTCATAGGTAACTGGTGATTTCTTCAAAACCGATCTTCAGCATGGTCTGTTATTGTTATTTCTACCAGGACTGATATCAAAACTAAACTGATTCCTCGACACCTAAAACAGTGCTTGACACATGGTTGGCACAGAGTATATTCAGTAAAGAAAGAGGAAGGTagggaggagggatggagggGAGGTGGGTGGGAAGTGCTCATAATTTGCATCAGAGTCTGGGCTCTACAGAGGACTTACCTAAGCTAAGAAATTTAGTATTATACtttaataatgttaatatattttatcttgaGTTGAGATCATCCTTGAAAGTGATttgctgtttcttcatttttagttAAAAGGATTCAGAAGACTTGAATGTAATCCACAAAGGCCAGAAGCAATCACAATGGTTTATATTTGCTATTTGACCATTTTTAGCCAAGAAGAACTCTAGCCCAATCATGCATAATTCCATAGGAAACAATGTCATTATTTGAAAGACTAGGCAAAATTCATTTTCCAATCATGTTTCCTCCATCGAAATACTTGTCTAGCTAAAATTCCACTGAAATTcagtgattatttaaaatattttgtattgccTATCTCAGCCTAGTATTAATACAGCTGTCCAAACATTTGTAGTTCTTACTCAAAGAGGCTACTTTGTTACTCatcactttaaatgtattttgtagcAATACAGACGGACACACAATTTCAAGTAAAATTGCCAGCCATAGTTTCATCCTTTATTCCTACCTAAGTTattcaaacacatgaaaattatggTATAAAAATCATCAAACTGACCTATCAGAATCATCACCAATGCAATTACTGCTTTGggcaaaatattcaaaattggaaaaaattgaaGCCATTGATGAATTTAATGACATAATGCTCATGAAACTTAAGGATGACTCCATGTTTTTCTGAATCAAGttgattttatctttcaaaactcTCCTCATACagaatgttctttttcttaattaaaactaATTCTAAAAAATGATTTAGGGGATGACACAAGACAACAAACTTTCATAATGTTAGCACTACTCAGCACGGAAGCTCAagtagatatttttttaaaaaaggtgtaTGATCAGCTGAGTTCTGCAAATCAGGATGAAACTCATTCTATTTGCttcaaattttaatgtaatatgtTGAAAATCTGTTTATTAAATTGCcattttgctttgcattttaaatatagttgttataatttttatcaaaaatgCTTTTGATTATTACTAAAATTATACTTCCGTTGTGTCCAAATGAGGGCTTTGTGATCTCCGTGGAAGTGACCTTCATTATACTTTGCAATATGGCCTTTTTTGATAGTTATGCTGCTGCACAGAGCCCAgaagtttttaacattttctttacttCCCAAGTCTACCTTGTAATAAAATAACTGAGGACCACAACTCTGACATGCTGTCTTTTTCCATGTTTCAGCAAcagtgtgattttaattttcagcGTGTTTTTCAGCTTTATCTAATTTCTTTTAACTGGAAGAAACATTTCTTAAAGTTGACCTTTTAAAAAACTTAGCCGATAAAACTGATTGCCCTTTAAATTAAGTAGCGTGTTTTAATCTGGGCttgaatgaaattatttttctttcagagttGTTGACATTAAACCATAGTCATTAGCTTTTTTCCTAGTTCTATGAAGCAGAAAGTGTAGTGGTAAAACAGTAGTGTGACTCTAATCTTTTGACCACCCACCTTCTATCCGCCAGAGCCTCTGTCCTCATTTTCTTGTGAAAAGTCACAGGTATCTAGTGGTTCTGACCTCCCTCCCCCGGGTGAGCAGGGGTCACTCTAGTATAACTCTTGCCTCTCAAACAAATGTTTGAAATGTTGGTTACCCACGTCCTAAGCTAAAAAATTCATTATAGacatttatttcagaaaaggCTTACCCGTCAAGAACATACAACCTAAAAATAAGTCACTTCATGTgattcatattaaaaaaaaaaaaacccaatttcATTAGTATTGTAATTTCCTATGGTGAAATGTGCCAAATACAAAAGtattagatattttttaaaataaaaattaagaaactgtTTTCC harbors:
- the LOC105490909 gene encoding putative adhesion G protein-coupled receptor F2P codes for the protein MTHTLLLYCLVFLLPTESCRTLYQAASKSKEKVPARPYGVCDGVCTDNSQCTQPCPPDTQGNMGFSCRKKTWHKITDTCRTLNAVNIFEEDSHLVQPFEDNIKISVYTGKSETISDMLLQKCPTDLSCVIRGIQQSPRIPGNIAIIVQLLHNISTALWTGVDEEKMRSYSTIANHILNSKSISNWTFIPDRNSSYILLHSVNSFARRLFIDKYPVDIPDVFIHTMGTTISGDNIGKNFTFSMRVNDTSNEVTGRVLISRDELWKVPSPSQVISIAFPTIGAILEASLLENVTINGLVLSVILPKELKRISLIFEKISKSEERRTQCVGWHSVENRWDQQACKMIQENSQQAVCKCRPSKLFTSFSILMSPHILESLILTYITYIGLGISICSLILCLSIEVLVWSQVTKTEITYLRHVCIVNIAATLLMADVWFIVASFLSGPITHHKGCVAATFFVHLFYLSVFFWMFAKALLILYGIMIVFHTLPKSVLVASLFSVGYGCPLVIAAITVAATEPGKGYLRPEACWLNWDMTRALLAFVVPALAIVVVNLITVTLVIVKTQRPAISNSMFQEVRAIVRISKNIAILTPLLGLTWGFGVATVINDRSLAFHIIFSLLNAFQGFFILVFGTILDPKIREALKGRVTSAKRSSTISEKASSELSCHPIKGPS